One part of the Parachlamydiales bacterium genome encodes these proteins:
- a CDS encoding multidrug efflux RND transporter permease subunit, which produces MISRFFIDRPIFAAVISIVIVLVGLVALYFLPIEQYPNITPPQIQVTASYNGADASTVADLVAAPLEEQINGVEDMIYMYSENSSNGLMSLNVYFNIGANADMAQVNVQNRVSQALPQLPAEVQKSGVIVQKTTPNILLIVAVDSPDDIYDDIFISNYATINVMDDLMRVKGVSNASNIGARDYSMRIWLRPDKLAELSLTASDVVRAVQEQNAQFGVGQIGQAPNANPVIMNIPISTKGRLKEPAEFENIILRAYEDGSMVQIKDVGRVELGAQDYSVDGRLNNKTTTLIAVYQEYGANAIDVADAIRKKMDELSQRFPEGLRYTIPYDTTEFIKMSIKEVSQTVFEAAFLVVLVVLIFLQKLRATLIPVLAMAVSLIGTFAGMYAFGFSLNTLTLFGLVLAVGIVVDDAIVVIENVERNMREYKLKPKEAARRAMDEVTGPIIAIVFVLCAVFIPVAFLGGIAGQLYRQFAVTIAISVVFSGIVALTLSPSVAALILKEEHKDTWFSRKFNSGFQKFTDFYMLGSAWFVRNAVAGIVFFCLLLALTGYLFQTIPTSFVPQEDQGYLMVVSMMPDGSSLDRTKEVDDTITQMSLKEAGVDYVVSFSGFSLIEGLNRTTIGSNFVVLKDWSQRTTPDLYASGILKTLQAKFAQIKESIVLVFNPPAIQGLGTVGGFEFWIENRGDGDISHLEQVTREFIAKANERPELQGLNTSLQADNMQLYINLDRYKTRSMGVAISEVFQTLQVLLGSLYINNFNKFGRTFQVVAQAEPKYRAKLSDIGEVYVKTDKGDMVPLNSLVEVEYRTGPTLVSRFNGFNAARILGNSAPGYTSGQAMLAMEEMAKEFLPLDMSYSWAGESYQEKATSGSSTTVLLGGMVMVFLILSALYERWALPVAIILAIPLGILGALIAIWIRGLSNDVYFQVGLVTLIALTAKNAILIVEFAVSRQEEGGLTSAEAAVDAARLRFRAILMTSLTFIFGVLPLVISKGAGAASRHSVGTGVMGGMISATIFVVLLVPLFYSLVNWRHKKVEKKEEPTVTPQVSEGV; this is translated from the coding sequence ATGATTTCGAGATTCTTTATTGATAGACCGATCTTTGCCGCGGTTATCTCCATTGTCATCGTTCTAGTAGGCTTAGTAGCCCTCTATTTTCTGCCTATCGAGCAATATCCGAATATTACCCCACCCCAAATCCAGGTCACTGCAAGCTATAACGGTGCTGATGCATCTACAGTAGCAGACCTCGTAGCCGCCCCTCTTGAAGAGCAGATTAACGGGGTGGAAGACATGATATACATGTACTCAGAAAACTCTTCCAACGGTCTAATGTCTTTAAACGTATACTTCAACATCGGTGCAAACGCCGATATGGCCCAAGTTAACGTTCAAAACAGAGTCAGCCAAGCCCTACCCCAGCTCCCGGCAGAGGTCCAAAAATCGGGCGTCATTGTCCAAAAAACCACGCCCAACATTTTGCTCATCGTAGCTGTAGACTCCCCTGATGATATCTATGACGATATTTTCATCAGCAACTACGCCACTATTAACGTCATGGACGACCTAATGCGTGTCAAAGGGGTCAGCAATGCCAGCAACATCGGCGCCCGTGATTACTCTATGCGTATTTGGCTCCGTCCCGACAAATTGGCAGAACTTAGCCTAACTGCCAGCGATGTCGTCAGAGCTGTCCAGGAACAAAATGCCCAGTTCGGCGTCGGACAAATCGGACAAGCCCCTAACGCTAACCCTGTCATCATGAATATCCCTATCTCGACTAAAGGCCGTCTGAAGGAGCCTGCAGAATTCGAGAATATCATCCTTAGAGCCTATGAAGATGGCTCAATGGTTCAGATCAAAGATGTAGGCAGAGTCGAGCTTGGCGCCCAAGACTATAGCGTCGACGGTAGACTGAACAATAAAACCACAACGCTTATCGCTGTCTACCAAGAATATGGCGCCAACGCTATCGACGTAGCTGATGCTATTCGCAAAAAAATGGATGAGCTATCCCAGCGTTTTCCCGAAGGCCTTAGATATACTATCCCTTACGACACCACAGAATTCATCAAAATGTCGATTAAGGAAGTCTCCCAAACAGTTTTTGAAGCCGCTTTCTTAGTCGTTCTGGTCGTACTGATCTTCCTGCAAAAACTGCGCGCCACACTTATCCCCGTCCTTGCAATGGCCGTCTCCCTGATCGGCACTTTCGCCGGGATGTATGCCTTCGGCTTCTCCCTCAATACCCTTACCCTTTTCGGCCTGGTCCTTGCCGTCGGTATCGTCGTCGATGATGCAATCGTCGTGATCGAAAACGTAGAAAGGAACATGCGCGAATATAAACTTAAACCTAAAGAAGCCGCCCGCCGTGCCATGGACGAAGTGACAGGTCCCATCATCGCTATCGTATTCGTCCTTTGCGCCGTGTTCATTCCTGTAGCATTCCTTGGCGGGATCGCCGGCCAGCTATACCGCCAGTTCGCAGTAACAATTGCCATCTCGGTAGTATTCTCCGGTATCGTCGCGCTGACATTAAGCCCCTCTGTCGCAGCTTTGATCCTTAAAGAAGAACACAAAGACACATGGTTCAGCCGTAAATTCAATTCCGGATTCCAAAAATTCACCGACTTCTACATGCTCGGTTCTGCATGGTTTGTACGTAATGCTGTGGCCGGTATCGTCTTCTTCTGCCTCCTTTTAGCTCTGACGGGATACCTTTTCCAAACTATCCCTACCAGCTTCGTCCCGCAAGAAGACCAAGGCTACCTTATGGTCGTTTCGATGATGCCTGACGGATCAAGTCTGGACCGCACCAAGGAAGTAGATGACACCATTACCCAAATGAGCCTTAAAGAAGCGGGCGTCGACTACGTCGTTTCTTTCTCAGGTTTCAGTTTAATCGAAGGTCTAAATAGAACCACTATCGGCTCAAATTTCGTTGTGTTAAAAGACTGGAGCCAACGCACAACCCCTGATCTCTATGCCAGCGGTATTCTCAAAACTCTGCAAGCAAAGTTTGCTCAAATCAAGGAATCGATCGTCCTCGTCTTCAACCCGCCTGCTATCCAAGGGCTGGGCACTGTCGGCGGCTTCGAATTCTGGATAGAAAACCGCGGCGACGGCGACATCAGCCATTTAGAACAAGTCACACGGGAATTCATCGCCAAAGCTAACGAAAGGCCGGAACTGCAAGGCCTCAATACTTCCCTCCAAGCAGACAATATGCAGCTATACATCAATTTAGACCGCTACAAAACGCGCTCTATGGGTGTCGCTATCTCCGAGGTCTTCCAGACGCTGCAAGTTCTCCTAGGCTCCCTATACATCAATAACTTCAATAAGTTCGGCCGCACTTTCCAAGTTGTTGCTCAAGCAGAGCCTAAATATCGCGCTAAATTATCCGACATCGGCGAAGTCTATGTCAAAACAGATAAAGGCGACATGGTTCCTTTAAATTCTCTGGTCGAAGTGGAATACCGCACCGGACCTACCCTCGTCAGCCGTTTCAACGGATTCAATGCTGCGCGTATTTTAGGGAATTCAGCCCCAGGATACACTTCGGGACAAGCCATGCTTGCAATGGAAGAGATGGCAAAAGAATTTCTACCTCTAGATATGTCCTACTCTTGGGCCGGTGAATCATACCAGGAAAAGGCGACTTCAGGAAGCTCCACTACAGTTCTCCTCGGCGGCATGGTCATGGTATTCCTCATTCTATCCGCTCTATATGAACGATGGGCCCTTCCTGTCGCCATTATCTTAGCAATTCCTCTCGGCATCTTAGGCGCCCTTATCGCCATCTGGATCCGCGGCCTATCCAACGACGTCTATTTCCAAGTCGGCCTCGTCACTCTGATAGCTCTTACTGCAAAGAATGCTATCCTTATCGTAGAATTTGCCGTCAGCAGACAAGAGGAAGGGGGCCTTACATCTGCAGAAGCAGCTGTAGACGCTGCGCGACTCCGCTTCCGCGCTATCCTTATGACCTCGCTGACCTTTATCTTCGGCGTCCTCCCCCTCGTCATCAGCAAAGGCGCCGGCGCCGCCAGCCGACACTCTGTCGGTACAGGTGTTATGGGCGGTATGATCTCCGCTACTATCTTCGTCGTCCTTCTTGTTCCCCTTTTCTACAGCCTAGTCAACTGGCGACACAAGAAGGTTGAAAAGAAAGAGGAACCCACCGTTACACCTCAAGTCAGCGAGGGCGTATGA